The Rhineura floridana isolate rRhiFlo1 chromosome 15, rRhiFlo1.hap2, whole genome shotgun sequence genome window below encodes:
- the IQCC gene encoding IQ domain-containing protein C, which yields MREQSEEEQRLLLLRKRVVALQACVRGYLTRKRFQSLKGEYESIVKEIEGGLDCLQWNRRSVLTPVFLQKPVQKPIKTAKLSGQELGANNSESHKKEAKLCCQEELQSENKCDREVQLPSRLPAEAVAETEADEERLVGKPSGNTCSLPGDSEERKDHSFTSSEWSSTILEMEAPRLSQEHHFQKGPEMPQTVPDLHRCRKHLAMELLWLQQAIASRKNYLTLKQKLGSPE from the exons ATGCGGGAGCAGAGTGAGGAAGAGCAGCGGCTGTTGCTGTTGAGGAAGAGGGTGGTGGCGCTACAG GCCTGTGTCAGAGGTTACCTGACCCGGAAGCGATTTCAGAGCTTAAAGGGGGAATATGAGAGCATCGTCAAGGAGATTGAAGGGGGTCTGGATTGTCTGCAGTGGAACAGGCGTTCTGTGCTAACACCGGTGTTTCTCCAAAAG CCTGTCCAGAAACCAATAAAAACTGCGAAATTAAGCGGCCAAGAGCTAGGAGCCAACAACAGTGAGTCGCATAAAAAAGAGGCAAAACTTTGTTGTCAAGAGGAGTTACAATCTGAGAACAAGTGTGATCGTGAGGTGCAGCTTCCAAGCAGGCTTCCAGCTGAGGCGGTGGCAGAAACTGAGGCTGACGAGGAGCGTCTTGTGGGCAAGCCCTCTGGGAATACCTGCAGCCTGCCAGGAGACAGCGAGGAACGCAAGGACCACAGCTTCACATCCTCTGAATGGAGCAGCACAATCCTGGAGATGGAGGCTCCAAGGCTGAGTCAGG AGCATCACTTCCAAAAAGGACCAGAGATGCCCCAAACGGTGCCTGACCTCCATCGCTGCCGTAAGCACCTGGCCATGGAGCTGCTGTGGCTGCAACAAGCGATCGCCAGCCGGAAGAAT TATTTGACGCTGAAGCAGAAGTTGGGGAGCCCAGAGTGA